DNA from Campylobacter concisus:
GCTTTGTAAGAAGCGCAACAAGGTGCTTATCGCACATTGTGTATTTCATAACAAAAGCAAAACCCATACTGGCACATATAGCCTTTATAAGCCCTGCTTTTGTCATATAGTCAGTAAAAGCACTTAGTGCGCCCATCGGTTTTAGTGCGATTATACAAAGCACCAAACCAACACCTATTAGCACCGTTCTCGTCTCTTTTTTTAAGACTAGAAGTGCTACAACTGCAACGATGCCAAGAATGGCAGCAATTAGCTTGAATGAATCCATACCTCTCTCCTTGTTTAGATTTTAAATTTAGTTCCAACTTCTATTTTTTCTATCTCTTTTTGATACTCAAATTTTAAAATTTCACTATGTCCTATGACCTCAGCCTCGTCGCCCTTTATAAGTAGAGCCGTGCCCTCTGGCAAAGCATAGATAGTATCTTTTGGATTTGCTATTAAAAATTCCTCCAACCTCTCCTCCCTGCTCTCGCCATTATGTCCTGCTAGCTTGCCACTTATAAAGTGCGGGTTGATCTGATATGGGAAGATATTTAGGCTATCAAAGGACTTTGGCATGATGATAGGCATATCATTTGTCGTCATCATCGTCTTGCCAGCGATATTTGCGCCAGCTGACCAGCCAAAGTACTTTGCGCCATTTGCCACAGCTTCTTTTATAGGCTCAATTAAATTTAGCTTATAAAGCGTGTAAAGCAGCATAAAGGTGTTGCCACCGCCAACTGCGATACTGCTAGCGTTTTTGATAGCTGAAATTTTATCCTCGTAGTGGTGGATCGACTTTATATTTTTATTTTTTAGGCGGTCGATCACCTTTTGCTCGTATTCGTCATTTGTTCGCCTAACCCCAGCGTAAGGGATAAATAAAATTTCCTCCTTACCACTCTCACCCAAGAAGTCCTTAACCCAGTTTTTACAGTGTCTCAAGTAGCCAGTATCTTGGTAGCTTGAAGCGCTGATTAGTAAAGCATTTTTCATTTTTTCACTCCGTTTAGTTTGTAAGCAGCCCTTAGATAGATATCAACCCCAGCGACCAAGCACTCCTCGTCAAAGTCAAATTTGCTGTTGTGATGTCCTGCTTTTAGGTTTGTTCCTATCATCATATATCCACTCTTTGCGCCCCTATCTTGCAAAGCTCTCATAAAGTGAGCGAAGTCCTCGCAAGCGCCAAAGTCAAGCTCTTTAACGATCTTATCGTCATCTATAAATGGGCTTTGTTTTGCCGCCTCATAGAAAATTTCAGTCACCTCTTTGTCGCTATTTGCCCCGCTTGTGCCCCCAGTCATCACGACCTTGCTCTCAACGTCATAAATTTCACTCACACCTTTTACGATATCCATGCATTTTTTATACATAAACTCATTTAAATTTGTATCCTCGCCCCTTGTTTCGCAGGCTAGATAGCCATTTGGTGCGATGACGTTTCTGCCCTCACCTGCTCTTAAAACGCCTACATTTATCCTAGTCACACCCTTTGCGTGCCTTGTGATGCCATGCATATTTAGAGCCATTTGAGCAGCGGCTAAAAGGGCATTTGCTCCCTCCTCTGGCGCTCCTGCTGCGTGAGCTGAACGACCAGTGATATGCACGTCAAATTTAGATGTTGCAAGCAGCTTGTTTGTGCCACAAACTATGCCCCCATTTGTTTCTGCTTGAAAGCCGATGTGTCCGCCAAGCAGGTACTCGATCCCCTCAAGCACGCCAGCAGCCTCCATAGACACGGCGCCTCTTGTGCCCTCTTCTGCGGTTTGAAATATAAATTTAAATTTGCCGTTAAACTCGTCTAAATTTTTAGCGATCAGCTTTGCAAGCGCTAGACCAATCGCCATGTGTCCATCGTGCCCACAAGCGTGCGTGATACCAGCGATATCTGAGCCAAAGCCCTCTTTGCAAGGTCTATGAGCAGCCTCTGCGCTCTCTGTCACATCAACGCTATCGATGTCAAATCTAAAAGCGCTAAATTTACCAGGTCTTTTTGTGTCGATGAAGGCTGTTAGTCCAGTTAGGCCATCTTTCATGCATTCAAGGTATTTTGCCTCGTCAGGATTTAAAAGACTTTTTGCTCGCTCGATAGCCTTTTGGCACTGCTCTTTGCTGCCAACGCCAAGCCTTGCATCGCTTTTTACGACCTCTTCGCCAAGCTTCACCTCATAGCCTAGCTCGCTAAGTCTTTTTGCTAAAACTGCTGTCGTAAAGAAGGTAAACCAGCCAGTTTCTGGGTGCGAGTGAAAGTATCTGCGATCTTTGATCATATCCTCTTTTAAAGATAGTGCTAATTTTGCTATTTTATCCATGACTACTCCTCGTTTGAAAGTCTAATTAGTGCGTTTGTTAAAATTTTTGTTGCTGTTACGGCGTCTTTAAAATTTATCGCCTCTTTGGTGTTGTGGCTGATGCCATCCACGCAAGGGATAAATAGCATGCCAACGCTGTTTGCAAGCTTTGTTAAATTCATCGCATCATGGCCTGCCCCACTTGGCAAAGTAAGAGTTTTTATGCCAAGCTTTTTGGCTTCATCTTCAAGTAAATTTATGGCGTGCTCGCTTAGTTTTACTGGCTCGTCGCTACTTAGCTCTCTTATCTCGTAGCTAAATTTTAGCTCGCAGCTTAGCTCTTTTATAAAATTTCTAAGCTCTAAATTTAGCTCATCAAGGCTTTTTTTATCGATATCTCTTAGATCAACGCCTAGCCTAGCCTCGCCTGGCACGACGTTTAAAACGCCTGGTTTTGCATGAACGTAGCCAACGGTCGCGACGGCTGTTTTTTTGTTTTTAGCAAATTTATTTGCAGCGATTATGATGTGTGAAGCAGCAAGCAGGGCATCACTGCGCATATTCATCGGAGTTGCGCCGCTGTGATCAGCTTTGCCCTGTATTGTGATCTCAAATCTAATAGGCGCTGCGATACCACTTACCACGCCAACGCTTATAGCGCTTCGCTCAAGCACTGGACCTTGCTCGATGTGAAGCTCAAGATAGGCGTGTAGGGAGTTTTCTTTTAAGATGGCTTCATCTAAATTTTGTGGCTTAAACCCCGCTGCACTCATCGCCTCAAAAAGTGAAATTCCATCTTCATCTTTTAGCTCATGAAGCCTTTGCTGGCTTAGTTTGCCGCTTATTATCTTGCTGCCGATAGTCGCTGTCTTAAAGCGGCTTGACTCCTCACAGCTAAAATTTATAAGCCAAAGTGGGCGTTTTAGCTTGATGCCAGTCTCTTTTATCGCAGTTAGTGCCTCAAGACCAGCCATAACGCCAAGTGTGCCGTCATAAAAGCCGCCATTTGGCACGCTATCTATGTGAGAGCCCACGCAAACTGGCTTCGCGTCCGCTTCGCAGCCCTCATCATAGATGGCATAGATGTTGCCGACATTGTCAATTTTAAGTTTAAAGCCATTTTTTTCTATCAAATTTATAAGAAATTCTCTTGCTTCAAGGTCCTCTTTGCTAAAGGCTAGCCTTGTTAGCCCGCCACCTTTTAGCGCTCCAAACTCGCTTATAGTGTTAAAATTTGTCTCAAATCTCTTAGCGTCTATCATCATAAATCCTTAAAATATAAAGCCAATCTTAAAAAGATTTATTACTTTAAGCATTTTACATTTTGTTTTATGATTTGAAGCTGAAAAAGTGTGAGTTTTTAAATTTTATAAAGCTGAGTCTTGAGATCTTTGATGATAAATAGCAGTTTTTCTAAAATTTCTATCTTATTTGGGTTGTCAGAGCCTTTTAAAATTTGCTGTTCATTCTCATAAAAGGCGATTTGCATATTTAAAATAGCCTTTTGCAAAGTGGTTGGGTCGGTGATCTCATGGATCTTTTCGTCCATTAAAATTTCTCTAACCATCTCCTCATCGCTCACGTCGTATCTATAAAGGATAGCATTTAGATACTCAGGATGCTTTATAAAGTATCTAGCCCCAAGCTTTGAGAGTATCTCATCTCTGTAGTTTGGGTTATTTAGCATGGTTTTAAAAAGAGCAAACTCGAGTGGGTCTTTGTTCATCACAGCTGGTACCTCATCTACCATGACAGAGTTGCTAAATTCATCTTTATCTTTTTTTTTAAACTCTTTTTTAAATTTATATTCATTTTTTGGCTTCTGCTTTAGCCCAAACCTATCTGCCACGCTTTGTGGAGTTAGGTTAAATCTTGCCGCTACCTCTGTTACATACGAGCTTGCTATCTCCTCTCCAAGCTCGTCCATATAGGCTTTTATCTCGCTTAGGCAGTTATCTCTTTGCATTGAGCGAGTGATGTCATACTTTTGCATGATCTTTTCTATGTAAAATTTCACCGCATCCTCGCCAGAGCCAAAGAGCTCTTTTAGCTCCTTTATCTTACCTGCAAAGACCATATCAGCAGGATCTGCGCCGTTACTTATGATGACTACTTTTGTATCTATCTTATTTATGCTTAGCAGGTGAGCGGATTTTATGGCTGCATTTATGCCAGCGCCATCGCCGTCAAAGCAAAGCACTACGCTTATCTCGCCCCTTTTTAAAAGTGGTAAGTGGCTAGTAGTAAGTGCTGTTCCAAGCACTGCAACAGCGTTTGTAAAGCCAGCATAGTGAAGCATGATGACGTCAAGGTAGCCCTCTGTTATGATGATCTGATTTTTCTCAAATATACTTTGCCTAGCTAGGTGGTAGCCGTAAAGTAGCTTTGACTTATCAAATACCGCACTTTGGGGCGAATTTACATATTTTGCAGGGTGATCTGAGATCGTTCTGCCGCCAAAGCCAACAAGCCTTGTCGTGTGCGAGTAGATGGGAAATGTTATGCGCTCGATAAAACTAGCATAAATTCCCTTCTCATTTTGCTTTAATATGCCAACTTCAAGCGCCTCTTTAGGCTCGATATTTTCATTTTGCAAAAGCCTAATGGTGCTTTTACTATCCCCAGCCCAGCCAAGCTCAAATTTCTCGATCATCGCATCATTTATACCGCGCGACTTGATATATCTAATGGCTGCTTCATTTTTGTAAAACTCGCTTCTATAAAAGGCATTTACCTTTTCTAAAATGTGCTTATTTTCTTTTTGCGTTGGCACCTTGTCATTTGTGTATTCAAGGCTAAAATTTGAAATTTGAGCGATCTTTTCTATCGCCTCTGGGTAGGTTAGTTTTTCATAATCCATCACAAATTTAACCGCATCTCCGCCAGCCTTGCAGGCAAAACAGTGATACATCTGCTTGCTTTGATTTATGCTCATGCTTGGGTTTTTGTCGTCGTGAAACGGACATACGCACTTGTAGCTTGAGCCCATCTTTTTAACAGGGATATACTGCTCGATGATATTAACAATGTCTATTTGGTTTTTTAATTTTTCAATGGATTTTGGATCTATCATAAGCAAAATTATACAACTGCTTTGTTATAATTAAAGTAAAATTTTATTACAAAGTGTTAGCGTGGATATTTTTTTCATTGGACACAGAGATCCGATATTTAGCCTTATTATTCTATTTAGTATCATCTTGATGATCGCAGCTTTAAGCTATGCTTGGGGCATATTTTCTAGCAAAGATGAGAAAAAACGTATCGAGAAATTTATAAAGAAATTTGACAGCAAAGATGGCATAAGCGACGAGCACAAGCAGATGCTAAAAAGCCCAGAAGTAGATATACCAAGCCTTAGCATGCTAGGTCAGACCTTTGCTAAAAATGGCGACTTTGAAAAATCGATCGGCGTCTATCTAATCGCACTTGAAAAGGTAAAAGATAAAAACGAGAAAGAATTTATCCTAAACGAGCTTGGAGAGGTCTATTTTAAGGCTGGATTTTTAAAAAAAGCTAGCGAAATATTTGAAAAAGCGCTCGAGCTAAGCCCTAGAAATGTCCTCGCACTGCGCTTTTTAACGATGATAGATGAGAAGCTTAAAAACTATAAAGAAGCGCTTT
Protein-coding regions in this window:
- the pepE gene encoding dipeptidase PepE; the encoded protein is MKNALLISASSYQDTGYLRHCKNWVKDFLGESGKEEILFIPYAGVRRTNDEYEQKVIDRLKNKNIKSIHHYEDKISAIKNASSIAVGGGNTFMLLYTLYKLNLIEPIKEAVANGAKYFGWSAGANIAGKTMMTTNDMPIIMPKSFDSLNIFPYQINPHFISGKLAGHNGESREERLEEFLIANPKDTIYALPEGTALLIKGDEAEVIGHSEILKFEYQKEIEKIEVGTKFKI
- a CDS encoding amidohydrolase: MDKIAKLALSLKEDMIKDRRYFHSHPETGWFTFFTTAVLAKRLSELGYEVKLGEEVVKSDARLGVGSKEQCQKAIERAKSLLNPDEAKYLECMKDGLTGLTAFIDTKRPGKFSAFRFDIDSVDVTESAEAAHRPCKEGFGSDIAGITHACGHDGHMAIGLALAKLIAKNLDEFNGKFKFIFQTAEEGTRGAVSMEAAGVLEGIEYLLGGHIGFQAETNGGIVCGTNKLLATSKFDVHITGRSAHAAGAPEEGANALLAAAQMALNMHGITRHAKGVTRINVGVLRAGEGRNVIAPNGYLACETRGEDTNLNEFMYKKCMDIVKGVSEIYDVESKVVMTGGTSGANSDKEVTEIFYEAAKQSPFIDDDKIVKELDFGACEDFAHFMRALQDRGAKSGYMMIGTNLKAGHHNSKFDFDEECLVAGVDIYLRAAYKLNGVKK
- a CDS encoding M20 family metallo-hydrolase codes for the protein MIDAKRFETNFNTISEFGALKGGGLTRLAFSKEDLEAREFLINLIEKNGFKLKIDNVGNIYAIYDEGCEADAKPVCVGSHIDSVPNGGFYDGTLGVMAGLEALTAIKETGIKLKRPLWLINFSCEESSRFKTATIGSKIISGKLSQQRLHELKDEDGISLFEAMSAAGFKPQNLDEAILKENSLHAYLELHIEQGPVLERSAISVGVVSGIAAPIRFEITIQGKADHSGATPMNMRSDALLAASHIIIAANKFAKNKKTAVATVGYVHAKPGVLNVVPGEARLGVDLRDIDKKSLDELNLELRNFIKELSCELKFSYEIRELSSDEPVKLSEHAINLLEDEAKKLGIKTLTLPSGAGHDAMNLTKLANSVGMLFIPCVDGISHNTKEAINFKDAVTATKILTNALIRLSNEE
- the dnaG gene encoding DNA primase gives rise to the protein MIDPKSIEKLKNQIDIVNIIEQYIPVKKMGSSYKCVCPFHDDKNPSMSINQSKQMYHCFACKAGGDAVKFVMDYEKLTYPEAIEKIAQISNFSLEYTNDKVPTQKENKHILEKVNAFYRSEFYKNEAAIRYIKSRGINDAMIEKFELGWAGDSKSTIRLLQNENIEPKEALEVGILKQNEKGIYASFIERITFPIYSHTTRLVGFGGRTISDHPAKYVNSPQSAVFDKSKLLYGYHLARQSIFEKNQIIITEGYLDVIMLHYAGFTNAVAVLGTALTTSHLPLLKRGEISVVLCFDGDGAGINAAIKSAHLLSINKIDTKVVIISNGADPADMVFAGKIKELKELFGSGEDAVKFYIEKIMQKYDITRSMQRDNCLSEIKAYMDELGEEIASSYVTEVAARFNLTPQSVADRFGLKQKPKNEYKFKKEFKKKDKDEFSNSVMVDEVPAVMNKDPLEFALFKTMLNNPNYRDEILSKLGARYFIKHPEYLNAILYRYDVSDEEMVREILMDEKIHEITDPTTLQKAILNMQIAFYENEQQILKGSDNPNKIEILEKLLFIIKDLKTQLYKI